Within Salvia splendens isolate huo1 chromosome 21, SspV2, whole genome shotgun sequence, the genomic segment acaatttcttgtgttcattctctttcatattcgtgattgtctgtgtttatttcccaacataATTGTGTTTCATGTTAAATTATTAGTTTGATCAAATCGCACGAGGTACCTTGTTCGATGAATTCGATTTAAATGGATCTAGCTAGTGGACGGCCGGCTCATCCATATCGAATCATGTAAATCAGCACAATAACTAAATCAACATATGTCCAAAACTCAATAAACATATGTTAAGAATTGAATCATTATACATTAAAAACTCAATCTAACATATACTAtgaacacaataaaaaaaattacaatcaaCATATATTACAAGCTCAATCAACATGTATCACATATTGAAATCAATATATAGCCAAATTTGTACAAATGAAAATACTCattggaaaaataataataaaacgacGATTTCGACCCTTAAACGATCTCCCTGGCCAGTTTTGCACCCACCATGTGAATTTGAAGTCGGTTCTGagattattttctgattttggcATTTTTAGCTAGTACTACTTTTTTTATACAGATTCATTGTATACATATTAGCATCTTAAATATGAGGATTATCGATGGTGCATATACTGATTTTTTAGAGTACAAATTAAATCcagatttttgtattttcatataaaaaaatttacagtcaaatatagtatatataattaaacaattagGATTTCGTAAGAATCCTTGCAAATAAGagattactccctccgtccatgattaaATGCCTCATATATGACCGgcagaaaaagttagtggaatgcagGATACTTTTATACGTTGGTTTTATAAGAAAATGTCAGTGGAATGAAAGGTacattttctaaatataataaaagtgaaataagacatttattggcggacggaCATAAAGGAAAAATGAACATTTAACGGCGGACGGGGAGGGGGGAGTATCGTGTAAGAGTCTAAAATGAATAACGTGGAAATGAGGCCAAGTAAAGTAGAAATAAAATGGCTAGTGTTATAGATTATATTCCCTTTCCGAATAGAGTTTGTTAAGATAGGTTTAGGGATACATAAAGTTAGTCTTCAAGTATGATTCTTATAGCTCACATGCATATATGTATTCCCGCTCTGTAATTATTCATCACTATTCTcctttagaaaataaataatatagtgAAAAGGATGgagatataaaatataatatcccAATAAAAAGTAGTAGGTTAAATTATTGAGTGGGGAGGCCCAGCTCTCCAGTATTTAGGACAGAGTGCAGTTGGATAAAGAGAAAATCAAAGAGGTTGTTTTAATGGAGGTGGTGTTGATCCCATGGCCAGTGATGGGGCACGTGCAAATCGTGGAGTTTGCGAAGCTCATCATCCACCGTCAAACTCTTCTTCCTCCCGGTATGCATATTTCACTTGCTTCTTTTTTAGCAGACAATAAACTTTTcttctttgtttattttttatttctactcTTCGTTTATCAGTATAGTCGTGAATGCATCCAATACTTAcctctctttattttatttgcgTTACATTGATTCATTTTTGAGATCTACGACCTTCATTATTATACTATGGTTTGATAGTCaagttttaaatattaaatgttAATGATTTCTCTTCCACAGTCTACTATGGCGGACGTACTTTTCCAGTAGATTCGGCTAAAAGTTgtttattttatcaaatttaaaaatagttaTAAAAAAAGAATCTACTACTATTAAAGCTAGTTATACTTTTCTGTCTGTCGTTAGGAgtctaatttttctattttagtcctaCCGCGAACAGAAGTTCTGTTCATCTTTATTATAAATGGTGGTATTTAATAGaatctcacattctactaagtCATTCTACTCGCATTtgatttaaaactaatatatacaagtgagacttaaattccactaatttttttccaatctacttttttttagcattttttaaaattcttgtCGAAAAGAATTGGGACTCATATTAGCGAACGGAGGGAGTGCGTAAAAAAACTatattgatttttaattaaCCTTAATTCACAACCAAGAACTTTTTGTGGTTGTGAAATATACTACTATCATAATTAATGGGTTTAGTGGTTTTAAATTTTACGCAAAATATAGTCATTTTAATGATTGCGAGTTATAGAAAAAATGTGGTCAATTTACGTCCAATAAGTGCTGTGGTGAATAATACTCTTTCGTCCTAAGAAAGATGACACCTTCCTTGAGGCACACAGAAATTTATAcaactttattttatatattaaatggagagagagtaaagtatgagagagagataaaagtgtttccattttcagtaatggatcatcttgaTTGAGATaaatcaaaaagaaaagtgggtcatcttcgtTAAGACGGAGGGAGAACGTCCGTAATTGTAAAagttattactctctccgttccacaagaatatgtgtATTTGGTTAGATATAGATTTTAATGCACAtcgataaagtaagaaagaaacagaaagaaaaaaaataattaaaatattattagcgGAAAATTAGTATcaactcattagagagaaaagactttccaaaattcaaaaatgCATACCCCCTTATCATAAGCGAGACGCTTcatttttgcactcgttttggaaaaatgatgatagaatagttaaagtggactcttctcttctcttctctacattattctttcttaGCTTAcattctcttcactttaactattgactcttctctacattattttctcttactctacATTCTTTcacattattttctcttactctacattctttctactttaactattttataAGTATAGTTTTTCTGAAACGAGTACAAAAAAGAAGTGTCTCGTTTATagtggaacggagagagtactattatgagacggactaaaaaaaaGAGTACATACTCTTATAGAACGAAATGAGTGTTTTATAGTATGAGTaacaattaaaaatgatatgCTAGATACTTTAAATGGGTATCATCCATAGCACCAAACTTATTTTTAATACTACACGTTTAgcgttatttattttattccttttgtttgattttaagtACATtactaaaattttcattttatcaacatctaatttattcattttctctataacttcatataaatgaaataaatgacAATTTGAGAAACGATTTTTACATATTGTCGTATATTTATCTTGTTACGTGtgtaaaacaaataaacaacTGTTAACCTGCATTAAACAAGTGTGATGCTAACGGACAGTGTATTCTTATAATTTGCGATTATAagaatactactagtactatattttgtaaattagtagtaatttttacaaataactGCAAAATATGGTGAGATTTGAAATGAAAAGATTATGCATCAATATTGGATTTGGAAGCATGCAGGTAAAACTCTCTCAGTCACCGTCCTCCTCATGAAGCTCCCTGACTACATCGACTCCGTCAGCAGCTCCTACGCCGACTtactctcctcctcctccacatCAGCCGGCGCCGCCGTGCACCTCAACTTCGTCCACCTCCCCGCAACCGAGCCTACGCCCGAGTGGAGCGCCAGAACTCGGGGTTACTTCGTCCACAGCCTCGTGGTGAGCCAGCAGCCCAACGTCGCCGACTTCCTCCGCTCCCGCCTCCCCAACGTCGCCGCCGTGGTGGTCGACATGCTCTGCACCTCCATGATCGGCGTCGCGGCCGAGCTCGGCATCCCTGCCTACATCTTCTTCACTTCTCCCGCCAGTTTCCTCGGCGCCATGCTCCACTTCCAGACCCTCCACGACGAGCAAAACGACGACGTCTGCGCACTCCAGGACTCGGGATCCGAGCTGGATATCCCGAGCTTCAGCCTCCCCCTGCCTCCTAGCGTCCTGTCTCAGGTGCTGGTGGTTAGGAGCCAGTGGGAGGATAGGTTCCTTCACTATGCTCGTGATTATAGGAAGGCTAGAGGAATCATTGTCAACACTTTTGTTGAGCTCGAGCCTCATGCGTTGGGATCGTTCGTCGTGGATTCGGCATATGGCGCTGCACCGGTCCCACCGGTGTACTCTGTTGGCCCGATTTTGAACCGTGGCCCTTCTCATAAAAGCTCCCCTGAGGTTCTGAAGTGGCTGGATGAGCAACATTCTGGATCAGTGGTATTGATCTGTTTCGGGAGCCAGGGGAGTTTGAGCGAGGTTCAAATACGGGAGCTGGCAATCGGGCTCGAGCGGAGCGGCCAGCGTTTCCTCTGGTCGCTCCGGCGCCAGGCACCGAGCAGCCAGAAGGCGAGCTTCCCGGGAGAGTACGAGAGCTACAGAGAAGTCCTGCCGGAGGGGTTCCTAGACAGAACTAGTGGAGTGGGTAAGGTTGTGGGGTGGATACCACAGCTGGAGGTGTTATCCCATCCAGCTGTGGGCGGGTTCGTGTCGCACTGTGGGTGGAACTCGGTGCTCGAGAGCCTCTGGTGTGGCGTGCCCGTGGCGACATGGCCTTTGCACTCAGAGCAACAGATGAACGCGTTCCAGCTGGTGAGGGAGTTGGGGCTGGCGGTGGAGATCACGCTGAGCTACTTGGAGAGGAGCAGGGATGGGTCAGTGGTGGCCGTGGCGGAGGTGGAGAGAGGGATAAGGGAGGTGATGGAGAGTGGGAGTAAGGTGAaggagagagtgagagagatgaAGGAGAAGAGTAGGATGACTGTGGTTGAAGGTGGATCTTCATATGCTTCTTTCAAGAGGTTaattgatgatatgatgagcTATGCTTCAACCTAATGAATTCATCAATCATTTTCGTGACACATTGAGAGACTTGATTTGTAATAAATGTAACACTAAAACATGACAGCAACTTTTTAG encodes:
- the LOC121783487 gene encoding anthocyanidin 3-O-glucosyltransferase 2-like, which encodes MEVVLIPWPVMGHVQIVEFAKLIIHRQTLLPPGKTLSVTVLLMKLPDYIDSVSSSYADLLSSSSTSAGAAVHLNFVHLPATEPTPEWSARTRGYFVHSLVVSQQPNVADFLRSRLPNVAAVVVDMLCTSMIGVAAELGIPAYIFFTSPASFLGAMLHFQTLHDEQNDDVCALQDSGSELDIPSFSLPLPPSVLSQVLVVRSQWEDRFLHYARDYRKARGIIVNTFVELEPHALGSFVVDSAYGAAPVPPVYSVGPILNRGPSHKSSPEVLKWLDEQHSGSVVLICFGSQGSLSEVQIRELAIGLERSGQRFLWSLRRQAPSSQKASFPGEYESYREVLPEGFLDRTSGVGKVVGWIPQLEVLSHPAVGGFVSHCGWNSVLESLWCGVPVATWPLHSEQQMNAFQLVRELGLAVEITLSYLERSRDGSVVAVAEVERGIREVMESGSKVKERVREMKEKSRMTVVEGGSSYASFKRLIDDMMSYAST